A DNA window from Nitrospira sp. contains the following coding sequences:
- a CDS encoding MPN domain-containing protein (MaGe:77311024), translating to MADLTIPQSILDDIVAHAKELAPYECCGLLAGTNKTVSHLYRIRNIVALEGAQNLSTFDPAKAAHLERLSPAERAEIAFVMDMQEFSAAKKDIRNKGLDLQVVYHSHPHDPARPSVTDIKIATDYEEIWPKINLPAPAYLLVSLMHPTPDIRTYWITGGTVSPAHIAIT from the coding sequence GTGGCTGATCTGACCATTCCCCAGTCCATTCTCGACGACATCGTGGCTCATGCCAAGGAACTGGCTCCGTACGAATGCTGCGGCCTTCTTGCAGGGACCAATAAAACCGTCAGCCATCTGTATCGAATCAGGAATATTGTAGCCTTGGAAGGAGCCCAGAACCTCTCGACCTTCGATCCGGCGAAAGCCGCCCACCTCGAACGCCTCTCACCGGCTGAACGCGCGGAGATTGCCTTCGTCATGGATATGCAGGAGTTTTCAGCAGCCAAGAAGGACATCCGAAACAAAGGGCTCGACCTTCAAGTGGTCTACCATTCTCATCCTCACGACCCCGCCCGCCCTTCCGTCACCGACATCAAAATAGCGACGGACTACGAAGAGATCTGGCCGAAGATCAATCTTCCCGCTCCCGCGTACCTGTTGGTCTCCTTAATGCACCCAACCCCAGACATCCGAACCTACTGGATCACAGGCGGCACGGTCTCACCCGCTCACATCGCTATCACCTAG
- a CDS encoding molybdopterin synthase sulfurylase (Evidence 2a : Function from experimental evidences in other organisms; PubMedId 11463785, 8514782; Product type e : enzyme; MaGe:77311025) translates to MELTELQIQRYSRHIILSDVGGKGQKKLSQAKVLLIGAGGLGSPAGLYLAAAGIGTIGLVDGDVVDLSNLQRQIMHSTATVGLPKVESGKKTLTAINPEITVNAYHQLVDADNILPLISQYDIVLDGSDNFSTRFLVNDACFFAKKTLISASMFRFEGQLTTIKPHAGYPCYRCLYPEPPPAGLVPNCQEAGVLGVLAGTMGILQASEAIKEVLGIGETIADKLLIYDALDMKFRKVSRPKDPACPLCGPQPKIKDLGMDYAVSCTI, encoded by the coding sequence ATGGAATTGACAGAACTTCAGATTCAACGCTATAGCCGCCACATCATCTTGAGCGATGTCGGCGGTAAAGGACAGAAGAAGCTTTCGCAGGCGAAAGTCCTGCTGATCGGGGCAGGAGGCCTCGGTTCGCCGGCCGGACTCTATTTGGCGGCCGCGGGGATCGGCACGATCGGATTAGTCGATGGCGATGTCGTCGATCTCTCTAACCTCCAACGGCAGATTATGCATTCGACGGCCACGGTCGGACTGCCGAAGGTCGAATCGGGCAAGAAGACGCTGACCGCGATCAATCCAGAAATCACGGTCAATGCCTATCATCAGTTGGTCGATGCCGACAATATTCTTCCGCTCATCTCGCAATACGATATCGTGCTCGATGGATCGGATAATTTCTCGACGCGGTTTTTGGTGAACGACGCCTGTTTCTTCGCCAAGAAGACCTTGATCTCGGCCAGCATGTTCCGATTCGAGGGACAGCTCACGACCATCAAGCCGCATGCGGGCTATCCTTGCTATCGCTGCCTCTACCCGGAGCCGCCTCCGGCTGGACTGGTCCCGAATTGCCAGGAAGCTGGAGTCCTCGGCGTGCTCGCCGGCACGATGGGCATTTTGCAGGCTTCTGAAGCCATCAAGGAAGTCTTGGGAATCGGCGAAACGATCGCCGACAAGTTGCTGATCTATGACGCGCTGGATATGAAGTTCCGAAAGGTCAGCCGGCCGAAAGATCCAGCCTGCCCGCTCTGCGGACCGCAGCCGAAGATCAAGGATCTCGGGATGGATTATGCCGTCAGCTGCACCATCTAG
- a CDS encoding Molybdopterin synthase sulfur carrier subunit (MaGe:77311027): MIKVRIPTPLRPLTKNQGEVETTAGSITNMIESLNSAHPGIKDRLCDESGELRRFVNIYVNEEDIRFLKGKETILKDGDEVSIVPAIAGG, translated from the coding sequence ATGATTAAAGTCCGCATTCCCACTCCCCTCCGGCCGCTGACGAAAAACCAGGGGGAAGTTGAAACGACAGCCGGCAGCATTACGAACATGATCGAGTCGCTGAACAGCGCGCATCCCGGCATCAAGGACCGCCTCTGCGACGAGTCCGGTGAATTGCGCCGCTTCGTGAATATCTATGTCAACGAGGAAGATATCCGATTTCTCAAAGGCAAAGAGACCATTCTGAAAGATGGCGACGAAGTCTCCATCGTTCCGGCGATTGCGGGAGGCTAA
- a CDS encoding hypothetical protein (Evidence 5 : Unknown function; MaGe:77311022): MLSDRWSYRVGDWRILYKVKKNEVLILILTVGHRRDVYDL; this comes from the coding sequence TTGTTAAGCGATCGCTGGTCGTACCGTGTGGGCGACTGGCGTATTCTCTATAAGGTGAAAAAGAACGAAGTCCTGATTCTGATTTTGACGGTCGGGCATCGGCGGGATGTCTACGATCTATGA
- a CDS encoding hypothetical protein (Evidence 5 : Unknown function; MaGe:77311021), with protein MSDTLYGGRRFRTLNILDEGVREGLAIEIDTSLPAERVIRVLEQVVSWRGCPQAIRLDNGPEFIAERFMAWCAERAIQLWHIQPGKPDQNALIERYNRTYRTEVLNAYVFESLEQVREISAEWLQSYNEERPHDALAGLPPATFRAQVEAGGSPLTLSR; from the coding sequence ATGAGCGATACGCTGTACGGCGGGCGACGATTCCGGACCCTCAATATTCTGGATGAAGGCGTGCGCGAGGGATTGGCCATCGAGATTGATACGTCGCTCCCGGCGGAGCGCGTCATTCGCGTGTTGGAGCAGGTGGTGAGCTGGCGAGGCTGTCCGCAGGCCATTCGCCTCGACAATGGGCCAGAATTTATCGCGGAGCGGTTCATGGCCTGGTGTGCCGAACGAGCAATTCAGCTCTGGCATATCCAACCGGGCAAGCCCGATCAGAATGCCTTGATCGAACGCTATAACCGGACGTATCGGACCGAAGTGTTGAATGCGTATGTGTTTGAGTCGTTGGAGCAGGTGCGCGAGATCAGTGCCGAATGGTTGCAGAGTTATAACGAAGAGCGGCCTCATGACGCGTTGGCGGGCTTGCCGCCTGCCACGTTTCGGGCCCAAGTCGAAGCCGGAGGTTCTCCTCTGACACTGTCTCGTTGA
- a CDS encoding FeS-binding protein (MaGe:77311026), with translation MAHISHLRFHVRFPEDKVKEPIIYQIGREYNIVTNVRRADVRETTGWIDLELSGEIAEIERALDGLRKKGCVVDPIELNVVE, from the coding sequence ATGGCACACATATCACACTTGCGCTTTCACGTGCGGTTTCCGGAAGACAAAGTCAAAGAGCCGATCATTTATCAGATCGGCCGCGAATACAATATCGTCACCAACGTGCGTCGGGCCGACGTGCGGGAAACCACCGGCTGGATCGACCTAGAGCTCTCCGGTGAAATCGCCGAAATCGAACGCGCCCTCGACGGCCTGCGCAAAAAGGGCTGCGTGGTCGATCCCATCGAATTAAATGTGGTGGAATAA
- a CDS encoding conserved exported protein of unknown function (Evidence 4 : Unknown function but conserved in other organisms; MaGe:77311023), translating to MAFIQKILFIAAFALFIASQSHAEDKSYYSPVITIDTENHRILISKLGGVFYIDVPEVARPHMEKLPISGLVDFVVDMRGEGEMPLVKTWKVKSGESTCMFFNGKECK from the coding sequence ATGGCATTCATTCAAAAAATTCTTTTCATTGCCGCGTTTGCCCTCTTCATCGCCAGCCAAAGCCACGCCGAAGATAAGAGCTACTACAGCCCCGTCATCACCATCGACACCGAAAATCACCGCATCCTGATTTCCAAGCTCGGCGGAGTCTTCTATATCGACGTGCCTGAAGTCGCGCGGCCCCATATGGAGAAGCTGCCCATCTCCGGCCTGGTCGATTTCGTCGTGGACATGCGCGGCGAAGGAGAAATGCCTCTGGTCAAAACCTGGAAGGTGAAATCAGGCGAGTCTACCTGCATGTTCTTCAACGGGAAGGAGTGCAAGTAG